A window of the Streptomyces sp. JB150 genome harbors these coding sequences:
- a CDS encoding alpha-amylase encodes MLTFGRLRKRARAGAAAALALSAVTAGTASASTAASAPSAYAAEPAPSCVTLYQSWRYTQAGNGCGATMTVKVVYQDGAEGLCRTAAPNETVTLGDGYAGPHGQARYIALCDQTLSGTGFAQEPADA; translated from the coding sequence ATGCTGACCTTCGGACGACTTCGGAAGCGCGCCCGCGCGGGAGCGGCCGCGGCGCTCGCCCTCTCGGCCGTGACGGCCGGCACGGCCTCCGCCTCCACCGCGGCCTCCGCGCCCTCCGCCTATGCGGCCGAGCCCGCGCCTTCCTGCGTCACCCTGTACCAGAGCTGGCGGTACACCCAGGCCGGGAACGGCTGCGGCGCCACGATGACCGTCAAGGTCGTCTACCAGGACGGCGCCGAGGGGCTGTGCCGCACGGCGGCACCCAACGAGACCGTGACCCTCGGCGACGGGTACGCCGGCCCGCACGGGCAGGCCCGGTACATCGCCCTCTGCGACCAGACGCTGAGCGGCACCGGCTTCGCTCAGGAGCCCGCGGACGCTTGA
- a CDS encoding AI-2E family transporter, which yields MSASLSSTKTAAALRTSARVSLDLLLVALATSVVLWLVGRMWSVVWPLIVGLLLTTLTWPMARFLRRRGWPPALAASAVTVAFLVVLVGIVTLIAVPVASQSGQLADGAVSGIQRIREWVAGPPLNIGDEQITDGFDKAVARVQDSVGSLLTAVVSGVSTVVNGLVTAVLALFLMFFFLKDGPRFLPWLTRQLPGRLATDIPVVAERSWETLGAFVRSQAFVGLLDAVLIGIGLWILKVPLVLPLAVLTFVSAFVPIVGALFAGLVAVLIALVSNGLTDALIVLAIIVVVQQLEGNVFQPMIQSRGLGLHAAVVLLAVTLGGSLAGIVGSLLAVPVAALIAVVWNYVREQLREPDPEPDESPSGAAVPS from the coding sequence ATGTCTGCTTCCCTGAGTTCCACGAAAACCGCCGCAGCGTTGCGCACATCGGCACGCGTCTCCCTCGACCTGCTGCTGGTCGCCTTGGCCACCTCGGTCGTCCTCTGGCTGGTGGGGCGGATGTGGTCGGTTGTCTGGCCTCTGATAGTGGGCTTGCTCCTCACCACGCTGACCTGGCCGATGGCTCGTTTCCTGCGTCGGCGGGGGTGGCCTCCGGCCCTGGCCGCGTCGGCGGTGACCGTGGCGTTCCTGGTCGTGCTGGTGGGCATCGTGACGCTGATCGCGGTGCCGGTCGCCTCCCAGTCCGGCCAGCTGGCCGACGGCGCGGTCTCCGGCATCCAGAGAATCCGTGAGTGGGTCGCCGGGCCGCCCCTGAACATCGGCGACGAGCAGATCACCGACGGCTTCGACAAGGCCGTGGCCCGCGTCCAGGACAGCGTCGGCAGCCTGCTCACCGCCGTGGTCTCGGGGGTCAGCACGGTCGTCAACGGCCTGGTCACCGCCGTCCTCGCGCTCTTCCTGATGTTCTTCTTCCTCAAGGACGGGCCGCGGTTCCTGCCCTGGCTGACGCGTCAGCTTCCCGGCCGGCTGGCCACGGACATCCCGGTCGTCGCCGAACGCAGCTGGGAGACCCTCGGCGCGTTCGTGCGGTCACAGGCGTTCGTCGGTCTGCTGGACGCCGTGCTCATCGGGATCGGCCTGTGGATCCTGAAGGTTCCGCTGGTCCTGCCGCTCGCGGTGCTGACCTTCGTGTCCGCGTTCGTCCCGATCGTCGGCGCCCTCTTCGCGGGTCTGGTCGCGGTCCTCATCGCGCTGGTCTCGAACGGCCTGACGGACGCCCTGATCGTGCTGGCCATCATCGTCGTGGTGCAGCAGCTGGAGGGCAACGTCTTCCAGCCCATGATCCAGAGCCGCGGGCTCGGGCTGCACGCCGCGGTGGTCCTCCTCGCGGTCACCCTGGGAGGCAGCTTGGCCGGCATCGTGGGCAGCCTGCTGGCGGTGCCGGTGGCCGCGCTGATCGCCGTGGTCTGGAACTACGTACGCGAACAGCTGCGGGAGCCGGACCCGGAGCCCGACGAGTCGCCGTCCGGGGCAGCCGTACCTTCGTGA